Part of the Paenibacillus sp. JNUCC32 genome is shown below.
TTAGCTCATTGAAGACATAAAGAGGCAGTCGGCTTTTGGGTCGGCTGCTTTTTCTCAACTAACGGACAGGTTTTTTCCAATATGTGGTGTATATGATTTAATGCCCATAGGTGCCCCATAGTTTAACGCGTTAGCATGAGGAGCAGATGTAATTGAAATGAATTCGCTTTGTATAAGGGTTATTAACCCATGAACCCTGACATAATGTAGTCAGAGTTCATGGATTATTATGAGTATATCAGCAAAACAAACATTTAAAGGAGGAAGTTCACATGACAAATACAAGACCTATTATTTCCGAGGAAAGCACAGAAATTCAGCCGTTCCGTATCTCCGTAGCGCAAGACGATCTAGAGGACCTTCGGTATCGTTTATCTCGGACTCGTTGGCCGGAAAAGTTAGGTGAAGCGGGCTGGAAATATGGGGTATCGCTGGATTATGTGAAAGAATTAGCACTCTATTGGGAGAAAGAATACGATTGGCGTAAATTCGAAGCTCGCCTGAATGAGTATCCTCAATTCACTACGAATATCAATGGTGCCAACATTCATTTTTTACATGTTCGTTCGCCAGAACCAGACGCATTTCCACTACTGCTTACCCATGCATGGCCTAGCTCGATTGTCGAGTTCTTGGAACTCATCGGTCCGCTCAGCGATCCGCGCAATCACGGTGGTGATCCGGCTCAAGCGTTTCACCTAGTCATTCCTTCCGTTCCTGGATTTGGGTTTTCAGGGCCAATTCTTGAATCGGGATGGGATATCGCTCGTATTTCAAAAGCATGGGATGTCTTAATGAAGCGTTTGGGATATAAGGAATACGGTACCCACGGCAGCGATTGCGGTGCACTTGTATCCAGAGAACTCGGCATTCTGAAGCCGGAGGGTCTCCGCGGCATTCATGTACTGCAGCTGTTTTCGTTCCCTTCCGGAGATCCGGCAGAGATGGCTGACTTAACGGAAGAAGATCAGCGAAAACTTCAATTCCTTGCCAATTTCCATGAACGGGCAGGCTTTAATTCGATTCAATCCACACGCCCGCAAACACTCTCCTATGGGCTAACAGACTCGCCGTCAGGTCAGCTTGCTTGGATTGCCGATTTATTTTGTGGCTTTGGTGACCATGTGGATTTTATCGACCGGGACGCATTTCTGACGAACGTCACCTTATATTGGTTGACCAATACGGCGGAATCATCTTCTCGCTTGTATTATGAGAACGCGCACAGCCACAGTCAGGAGCCGCAGGGACCGAATACGACACCGACAGCAGTGGCCGTGTTCGGAGATGATTTCAAATCTATAAGACGCTTTGCTGAACGTGACAACACGAATATTGTGCAATGGTCAGAATTTGAGCGCGGAACCCACTTTGCCGCAATGGATGCACCGGATCTTCTAATCCCTGACATTCAGTCTTTTTTTCGGAGATTCCGTTGACACTATTTAATATGGTTATAGAAGATAGGAGCTATAACAGTGAGTAAGCTGAACAAAGAGCAAATCCAAGAAGCAGTATCGATCAATAACCCAGTAAAATTTATAGTAACCCCGACTTGAATCGCTCGCTAGTACGCATAGCGCGTCAGACCCTGTACCTAGACTCTTCCCGTAACGCATTGCAATTACGTCCCTTGCTGGAGCCCGGAGGCTGTAGCGGGAGTGGTTCGGAACAAGGTACCGTTAGTGCAAATTTCCCGGCGGGGCATATGGGGGAAAAAGGTTTACCATATGTCCGAGGACAAGAACATAGCCCATTTGAGAGTCGCTAATTTAGCGGCTTTTTTGTTTTATCGGTACAAGTTATTGTCCCAATTCGAAGACAAGAACTTGTACCGATTTCCGTAAAGGATAAGAACATGAGCCGATTACAATTAGATAAGCGTCTAACTATATTTCCATTCAATTTCATTAAGGTAACGGGCAGGATCACTCACCAATCTGGATTGATTGAAGAATCGCTTGTGAAAGATACATTAAAACTGGCTTATGTTGCGTTAAGCAGACCGCGCTATTTCGCAGGCGTAGCGATGCATAAAGAAAATGTTGCGGATGAAACCATTTTGGTCGCTGCAAGACATTATTGGAGGATCGTAAAAGTTGAAGAGGAACACGAATCCTTTTCAGAAGAGTTGTCGCATCTGACATTACAATCCGTTAATTGATTTTGGAGAAATTGAAGTGCATATCAGCCGTCTATATGCCATGAGACACCATTCTAATCCGACTTATTATGTCGTCCGACGGCTGCTGGATAACTATTGGGGACGAACTTAGTCCCAACCATCAAAATGCTTCTGATAACCCGAATTATATAAAGGAATATTTCAAACTGACCGAACCTATAGAAGGATTCGATATTCGATAACATGAAGAAAAGCCAAATGCTGGCACCCATAGCCTTGATTAACCGTAGAAGGCCAAATGTCCACATTTGTATATGGAATGTAAACACATGTATATCGATGCTTCATTGCCCTCTACTTATAATGAAGTTGCCGCAGCAAATAGCATGGAAGGTCATGCGGGTTGCTTGTGGTAATTCGTGCAAATGACAAAGGGAGGGATATTCGTGGGTTTACGGCAGAGGGTTATTTTTTTAGTTATATTTGTTACCGCTTTCATAATGGTGACCACCCTTTCGGAGAGGTCCAATGCCGCAACAGGGAATATGGCTCTAGGGAAGACGGCTTATTCGTCGTCGAACGAAGTGGATTTTCTCGGACCTGAGAAAGCGGTCGATGGGGGCACCGAACATGCAAGCCGCTGGTCTTCGGAAAGAACGGACGATCAGTGGTTTTACGTTGATCTGGGTGTGCCTGTAGAAATCGGAAGAGTAATCATCAACTGGCAGACTCCGGCGGAGCAATATCAGATTCTCGTATCCGACGATGCGGTATCCTGGCGGAACGTATTCGCGGACAACCGCGTGCTCGTCGCGTCCGGGCCGGGTGAAGATACGATCGATTTCGAGCCGACTGTGGCGCAATACGTCAAGTTTCAAGGGGAGACGCGACGTCCTATTGAAGGCGTTTATTACGGATACTCCTTCTGGGAATTCGAGGTATACAAAGGCAGACCTCAACTGCAGCCAATTATGGACGCGGTGAAAAACAGCATCGTCGTCTCGGAAGGGGATACCCTGCTGAATCTGCCCGCTGTACCGGAAGGTTATACGCTGACGCTGGTGAACACGGACAGCTTGCCGGTGATCGACGTGCAGGGCAATATTCATGCGCCGCTTGTCGATACTCAGGTTCAGCTGCTGCTGCAAATCCAGAGCGACAGCGATCCGACTTATCTTTTAACGGATAATGCGCTAGTCACCGTACCCGGTCTCTACGAGCAGACGAGCGATCGGAACCCGGAGCCGCGCGTCATTCCTTCTTTGCGTGAGTGGCTGGGCGCAACCGGCGAGTTCCGCTTGTCGGACAAATCCAAAATCGTCATTCGCGCAGATGATGAGGCGGCTCTGCGGGGGACGGCTGACATTTTGCAGCAGGACTTATTGGATTTATCGAAGTTGTCACTGACCGTTGAGGTTGGTTCTCCTCAAGAGGGAGATATCTATTTGATGCTGGATGCCGCCCATACGGGATTGGGGAAAGAGGGATATGAGCTGAATATCGGCGAATATGCTTCTGTTGCTGCGTCCGAGCAGACGGGTGTCATGTTCGGCACGAGAACGATCTTGCAGCTGCTCGGCCACGCTGCCGATCATAAAGCGATGCCTAAGGGGCAATCGCGCGATTATCCGAAATACCCAGATCGGGGCTTTATGCTCGATGTGGGCCGCAAGTTTTATACGATCGAGTTTTTGCAGGACTATGTCAAGCTGATGTCCTACTATAAGATGAACCGGTTCCAGATTCACCTGAACGATGATGTCGACGATGTCGGTTACTTCCGTCTGGAGAGCGAGAAATTTCCGGGAGTGACGAGCAAGGACGGCTATTATACGAAGCAGCAATTCAGAGACCTGCAGCTGCTTGGGATGGAATACGGCGTAAACGTCGTGCCGGAAATTGATACGCCGGGCCACTCCGGCGCGTTCATCGCCTACGATTCTCGATTGGGCAGCAACAATCAACTGGATATCCATCGTCCAGAGACGCTCGACTTCATTAAAGCGCTGTTTGACGAGTATCTCGACGGCAGCAATCCGACCTTCGTCGGCCCGGATGTGCACGTCGGCACGGATGAATATTTCGGCGACGACAAGGAGGCGTTCCGCAGGTACGCGGATATGCTCCTTAACCACATTAACAGCAAAGGCAAACGCGCCCGTCTATGGGGCAGTCTGTCCGCATACGACGGCACGACGCCGGTCAGCAACAATGCGACGATGGACATCTGGTATGAACCGTACGGAAGCGCTCAGCAGGCCGTGGAGCTCGGCTACGATATTATCAATACCAATACGAATTTGCTCTACATCGTTCCGCAGCTGTACCGCAGTTATTTGAATTACGATTTTATTTACAACGAGTGGGAGCCCAACGATTGGCTGGAGACGAAGCTTCCTTATGCGCATCCGCAGGTCAAAGGCGGCATGTTCGCGCTCTGGAACGATGTGTCCGTAGAGAAAGGCGTATCCATGGCGGACTCGCATCAGCGGATCTTGCCTTCCATGCAAGTGCTGGCGGAAAAGCTGTGGAGAGGCAACCGAATCGATCGGAACTTCGCAAGCTTCCAGGCGGATGCCGCAAAGTACGTGGACCCGCCGGGTGTTCATCAGTCACACAAGCTTCAAATCGACAATGAGCGGCATCTCGTGCTGGATTATACCTTCGACGAAGGCTTCGCGGACCGTTCGGGGAACGGCTTTGACGGCAACGCGGTGAATGCAGGCACAGAGAAGGGAATCTTCGGTCAAGCCGTGAGGCTAAACGGCGGGGCCAGCTACGTGGAAACGCCGCTTCGCACGCTTGGTTTCGGCTGGACGATGTCCATGTGGATCAAACCGGACACTGACAACCCGCAAGGAGTTGTGCTGCTGGAATCTCCGGACGGACAGCTGAAATACAACATTGGGGGCAGCGGCAAAATCGCCATCACAAAAGAAAATTACGTCAGCGAATTCAATTATAAGCTGCCGACCGATCGCTGGACCCATGTCAGTATGATCGGCGACGACACGGGGACCTCCATCTTCATTAACGGCAGTGAATATACGGCTACTCTCAAAGACGGCTCCAAGCTGGAAACATTCGTTCTGCCGGTAGCCAAAATCGGCAGCGAGACGAATGCGTTTAAAGGCTTGATTGACGAGCTCATCGTAAGGAACACCTACTTGGACCTGCATGGAAATCTGGCTTTGCATAAGCAAGCTGAATCCTCGCAGCCGGAATCCTCGTCCTACACGGCGGATAAAGCGGTGGACGGCAGAGGGGATACCAGATGGTCCAGCGATTGGGTGGACGATACCTGGTTCATGGTGGATCTAGGTGAAGTGAAGAACATTGATGCTGTATCTATTTTGTGGCAAACGGCATATGGTTCGAAGTACCGCATTCTCGTGTCCGAGGACAAGGAGAACTGGACGAACGTTGTGAAAGACAACAACGGGGAGATTAACGGAAAGCCGGGACGTGTCGTGACTACCTTCCAGAGCACGCAAGCCAGATACGTGAAGTTCGAAGGGGTGTCCAGAGCTACTATGTTCGGCTATTCCTTTGAGGAATTTGAAGTGTACGGCGAGGAATATAAACTCGGCAATCTACGGCCGATTATCGACCTGTTGACGGCTATCGAGGCCGACAAGCTTGTGGAGGACGATTACTCTCCTGAGGGCTGGGCACAGCTTCAGCAAGCGATTGGGCAAGCGACTGCGGCTATTCAATCCGCCCAACTGTCTCGTCCTGAGGCCGAGCAGGCGTATGCCGAGCTGAGCGTTGCTCGCGATCGTCTCACGATCGAAGACGTAATGGACCTGATCGAGCTTAATGTGAACGGAAGTATCGCATCCAACCTTTACCTGCCGCAGAAAGGGCAGCTCGGTACGCGCATCGTCTGGAACAGCTCAAAACCAGACTACCTGAATGCGAATGGACAGTTGTTGAAACGTCCGTCAAGCGGGTCGGGCGACATGGAGGTCGTGCTGACCGCGACGATCAGCAAGGGAGCTGCATCCGCGGAAAAAACGTTCAAGATCAAAATCAAAGCGCTGCCTGGCTCCGGGGGCGGAGGATGGGTTCCGACTCCAGTAACTCCTGATCCGGAAGAAGGTCAAAACGGCGGTTCGAATCCGGGAGGTGAAGATCCAGGCAATGGCAATGAGAACGGCAATGGCAATGGCAATGGCGGGGAGTCCGGCGGATCGACAACGCTTCGGCTGAACGATATTGCGAGCCATTGGGCAGAAGCGTCCATCAAACGGGCGGTTGAGCTTGGATTCGTAACGGGCTACACCGACAAGACGTTCAAGCCGAATAAGACGGTCAGCAGAGACGAATTCGTCGTCATGCTGGTCAAAGCGTTGAAGCTGCAGGGTGCGAACAGTTCGCTGGACTTCGCGGACGCAGGTTCGATTCAAACCGTGGCGAAGCCTTATATTGCACAGGCCTTGGAATCCGGCCTGATCAGCGGCTATGCGGACGGGACATTCCGACCAAAGGTTTCGATTCGTCGAGCAGAACTGGCAGCAATGATTGTTCGCGGCTTGGGTCTGAAGACTTCGGAAGGGCATGAGCTCTCTTACGCGGACGCGGATCAAATCCCGGCTTGGGCGAAGCCGTACGTGGCAGCAGCCCAGGAGGCGGGAGTGATGAACGGTCGCGGGGACAACCGTTTCGCACCGGCCGCCTCGGCGACGAGAGCTGAAGCAGTAACCGTTATTCTAAATATGCTTGATGCGCTTGGGGAGTTGAAGGAACAGGAGCAGAACTAATTATGCATAGAAAGAGAGCGTGAGATTAGGTGAAAACTAGACGAAGTTTGACTGCTTTGCTGCTTGTCCCGGTCATGCTGTTATCATTAATCTCCTCCGTGTATGCGGAGGAGGCGGGCATAGAAAGCGCCGGCTTTTATAATCTGGCCCAAGGGAAACCGTACACATGGTCGGAACAGCCGGAGGGTGCTTTCCCGGATGACGGGACGAAGCTGACGGACGGCAATGCCGCCGACCCCTCGCGTGACAGCGGCAACTGGGTGGGCCACCGCAACAAGAAATCCCGTTCGGTTGTATTTGATCTAGGCGAGCAAAAGACGGTTCAGGAGGTGAGCGCGCGTTTCCTGCACGATTGGCCGAACAACGAAACGCTTGTGCCGCTCACCGTTTCGTTCTACGCGTCGGACGATGGGGCGAGCTGGGGCGTATTGTCTCATAATGCAACTCAGTTGTTATGGGGCGACCAGACCAACATCGAGACATTTGCATGGGACGGCAGCCCTGAAACTGGAGCAGTCAAGCGTGGCGATTATACCGAAGGACTCGTATACGCTCGGTATGTGAAAGTGGTGTTCTCCATGCATCCGAGGGCATGGAGCATGATCGACGAGGTGACGATTACCGGTGCGGATGGCTTGATCGCCGGAGCGCAGCCGGTACAGCCTGAGCCGTACGCCCTCCTGCAGCCTGGAGATGCTACTGGCGGGATTCAAAACCTGGGCTTGCTGTATAACGGACACTACGCGGACGGCACAGGAAATTGGACGAAGGAACGGGCTATCCCTAATATCAGTTATGTGAACGAGCAGGGAGAGCCTGTCGATTGGCTGTTCGACGGCGTGCTGTATCTGGGCTTGACATCGGATAACGGCAGAGGCTTCGGAGCGGCAGAAGCGGCCGGAAAAGCCAGAAAACAGGAATGGGAATGGTATTTGGATAAAACGTTTAACGCTGGCGGCGATATGAGCGCGTTGAACGAGGCGACGGTCGAGGCAGGCGTGAAGCTTGGCGAGCCCGACCATAAGACGAAGGTTGTTCTGATGATTCCAGAACCGGGCGAGTATCAGTCCGACTTCGGCAGCATTGACGGCGAGGATCTGAACTTCGATGTAGGAGCGGTCGGCGATGCCGCATCGCTGGATAACAGGGCCAAAGCGATTCAGTGGTGGGTCGATGAAGTGCAAGCCAGATGGACGGCTGCGGGTTACTCGAACCTGGAGCTCGTCGGCATGTATTGGCTGGAGGAACAAATCAGCACGCATGCGACCGGGCCGGAGATGGTCAAGAGAGCGAGCGACATCGTTCATAACGCAGGCCTGAAGCTGTTCTGGATTCCTCATTTTATGGCCTATAAGGCATTCATGTGGAAGGATGTCGGCATTGATGCCGTATCTCTGCAGCCGAACTATTTCTTCGAGAAACTGGACCCTTCGCGTCTGGAGGATACAGCGGATATGGCGAAGCGGTACGGCATGTCGCTGGAGCTGGAATTCGACGACCGGATGATTAACGACGCCGTCTTCCGCGAGCGGTTCATCGAGTACTTGAACAGCGGCGTGGATACCGGTCTGATGCAGCATGGATATAAAGCTTACTATCAAGGCAACAACGCTGTATACAACGCGGCGAAAAGCACAGACCCTGCTACCCGAGTGCTTTACGATTGGCTATACCAATTCTCTAAAGGCACTTATCAGAAGCAAGACGCTGCTCCGCCTGATGTTGTAGCGCTCATGAACGGGCAGCCGATCTCGGAGCATACGATCGTGCCTGATACGACACAGGCCGCATTCACCTGGACCATTCCGGGAGACGACGGGAGCGGGATCGTTAAAGTTACGGCCAAGTATGACGGCAAGCCTTATACGGAAGGAACTGTTGTAGATCTGACGGGTAAGCCGGGCAAACATGTGCTGGAGCTGACGGTGGCGGCTGCCAAATCCAAAACGGTTAAATTCGTAATAGAAGCTCGTTTGGGCGCTGATGGCCTATTGGCTCTTGTTGATAAGTACGCGGACAACAAGCAGCTTAGCAATGCCGATACGGTACGCGCTATGCGCAACGCCTTGATCATGATGGAGCGTACGCAAGAGAGCAACCCTGAGCAAGCCAGGGACTATTTGCTGGCATTCAATGCGAAGCTGGAAGAAGCTAAAGGCCTTGAGTTTGTAACGGAAGGCGCTTATACGGCGCTGAAGGAAGGCGTGTATTACGAGGCTGGCAGCATCGCACAAGATAAAGAAGCAGAGGCATCCTCAACGGAAGCCGCAGGTCTGGAGCCTGCGAAGGCGCTCGACGGCGCACCGGCCACGCGTTGGGCAAGCGAAGTTCGCGATACGTCTTGGTTCCAGGTTGATCTGGACAGCCAGCAAACCTTCGACACGATCCGCATCGATTGGGAATATGCGCGCGCGGACCAATACCGTCTGAGCGTCTCGGATGATAAGCAAACGTGGGAGCCCTTGAAAGTCGGCAACAATGGCGTGGTTAAAGCTGCCGACGGCAAGAACACCCTGGTTTTCCCGGCAACGACGGCAAGATACATCAAGTTCGAGGGATTGAATCGGGCAACGTTTTACGGTTATTCCTTTTATGAATTCGGCGTGTACGATCTTGCTCCGCAGCAAGAACTAAAGACGTTGGACGGCATACAAGCCGCTGTGGACGCTTCCACGAAGAAAGTCACGATTGACGGTCTGGTCATGAACGGCAAGAAAGAACATTTGTATGTGAAAGTGCTTGACCCAAAAGGCAACATTCAATATACCGGTCAGACGGGCACTGAGGATGACGGAAGCTTCCGCATCGCCTTTACGTTGACCGGAGAAGAGCAAGGGAAGTATACGGTCGAGCTTGAAACGGATGACATGACGATTCCCGAGCTGGTAACCTTCGAATACCGCAAGACGCCTACGAGTGGTGGAGGCAATGGAGGCGGCGGTGGAAGCAATGGTGGTGGCAGCAGTGGAGGCAGCGGCGGAGGCGGTCAGGCGCAGAATCCGTATACCTTGCAAGCGGACGGTTCAGTCAAAGCCGTGCTTGTCCCAACGATGAACGGCCAGCAGGCTGCCGCTGCGGTCGGGGCGTCGGATCTGAATGCCGCCATTCAGAGGGCAGTGGCCGACAGCAAAGGCAATAAACATGTTCATGTTGAATTGAAGTCGTCGAACGCGGCTGGGAGCTATGCTTTGGAGCTTCCGGCGGCTAATTTGACGAACCAGCCTAATCTGATTCTGCATATCTCCACGCCGTACGCTCAGCTTGTTTTGACTGGTGACATGCTGGCAGGAGTCAAGGAGAATGCTGTAAAGCTGCTCGTAATCGTAAGCGATTATGCGGGCGAGTATCGCAGTAACGAAGCGGCCGGGCGGATCGGCAACAGGCCAATCGTAGAAATTGCATTGCAACTGGACGGTGAAGCTCTGTCTTGGAAAAATACGAAGGCATCGATTTCGATTGCCATTCCGTATTCGCTTCAAGCAGGAGAGCAAGCTGTTGATCTGCAAGCTTTCGAGCTGATGGGCGACAGCGCGGCGGCAATTAATGGCGCGTCTTATGACAAAGACAAGAATATGCTGCGATTCTCCATCGACCATGTCGGCGTCTATGCTATCGGCGGCAAGAATCCGGCTGCATTTAGCGACCTTGGCAAGCATGAATGGGCGCGCGAGGCGATCGAGAAGCTGGCGGAAAGAGGCATCGTCAAAGGCACCTCGATCGAAAAGGGCACGTTCAGCCCCGCAAATCAGGTAACGCGAGCTGATTTTATTTTGATGCTGGTGAACATGCTTGACCTGCGTGCCGAAATCGCCTCGACGTTCGCCGATGTGAAACCGAATGATTATTACTATGATGCGGTCTCCATCGCCAAGCAATTGGGAATCGCTTCGGGAGTGAACGAAGTTAACTTCGCTCCTCGTGATTCAATCAGCCGCCAGGATGCTATGGTTATGCTGACCCGAGCGCTGCAAACGACGGGGGCAATAAAGCCATCCGCATCCGGTTCAACGCTTGAGGGCTTCCGTGATGCGAGCCAGATTGCGCCATATGCTGCGGACAGCGTGGCAACGATGTTCGAGTATGGGCTGGTTACTGGCTCTAACGGCTACATGAAGCCGAAGAGTACGACCAGCAGGGCTGAAGCGGCGATGTTCTTGTATCGCGTTCTTCAATTAATCGAGGGGCAGCAGCAGTAGAAGCGGGAACAATTGATTTAAGCACATTCCGATTAGCGCGGTAACGCGCCCGGGGTGTGCTTTTTCGACGATACAGAATAGAACTTCGTAAACGGAGGGATGAGAAGTTGAAGAACTACTTGAATGAACAAACTATGTTATGCTAGATACAACAAAGTGCGTTCATTTCAAGAAAGGGGTTTAAAATGCCATGTGCCGAAATATCAAGACCTTATTCAATTTCGACCCGCCTGCGACGGATGAAGAAATTCAGGCTGCAGCGCTGCAATTCGCAAGGAAGCTCTCGGGGTTTAACCGTCCTTCCAAAGCGAACGAAGCGGCGTTTAACCAAGCGGTGCAAGAGTTT
Proteins encoded:
- a CDS encoding epoxide hydrolase family protein → MTNTRPIISEESTEIQPFRISVAQDDLEDLRYRLSRTRWPEKLGEAGWKYGVSLDYVKELALYWEKEYDWRKFEARLNEYPQFTTNINGANIHFLHVRSPEPDAFPLLLTHAWPSSIVEFLELIGPLSDPRNHGGDPAQAFHLVIPSVPGFGFSGPILESGWDIARISKAWDVLMKRLGYKEYGTHGSDCGALVSRELGILKPEGLRGIHVLQLFSFPSGDPAEMADLTEEDQRKLQFLANFHERAGFNSIQSTRPQTLSYGLTDSPSGQLAWIADLFCGFGDHVDFIDRDAFLTNVTLYWLTNTAESSSRLYYENAHSHSQEPQGPNTTPTAVAVFGDDFKSIRRFAERDNTNIVQWSEFERGTHFAAMDAPDLLIPDIQSFFRRFR
- a CDS encoding discoidin domain-containing protein; translation: MGLRQRVIFLVIFVTAFIMVTTLSERSNAATGNMALGKTAYSSSNEVDFLGPEKAVDGGTEHASRWSSERTDDQWFYVDLGVPVEIGRVIINWQTPAEQYQILVSDDAVSWRNVFADNRVLVASGPGEDTIDFEPTVAQYVKFQGETRRPIEGVYYGYSFWEFEVYKGRPQLQPIMDAVKNSIVVSEGDTLLNLPAVPEGYTLTLVNTDSLPVIDVQGNIHAPLVDTQVQLLLQIQSDSDPTYLLTDNALVTVPGLYEQTSDRNPEPRVIPSLREWLGATGEFRLSDKSKIVIRADDEAALRGTADILQQDLLDLSKLSLTVEVGSPQEGDIYLMLDAAHTGLGKEGYELNIGEYASVAASEQTGVMFGTRTILQLLGHAADHKAMPKGQSRDYPKYPDRGFMLDVGRKFYTIEFLQDYVKLMSYYKMNRFQIHLNDDVDDVGYFRLESEKFPGVTSKDGYYTKQQFRDLQLLGMEYGVNVVPEIDTPGHSGAFIAYDSRLGSNNQLDIHRPETLDFIKALFDEYLDGSNPTFVGPDVHVGTDEYFGDDKEAFRRYADMLLNHINSKGKRARLWGSLSAYDGTTPVSNNATMDIWYEPYGSAQQAVELGYDIINTNTNLLYIVPQLYRSYLNYDFIYNEWEPNDWLETKLPYAHPQVKGGMFALWNDVSVEKGVSMADSHQRILPSMQVLAEKLWRGNRIDRNFASFQADAAKYVDPPGVHQSHKLQIDNERHLVLDYTFDEGFADRSGNGFDGNAVNAGTEKGIFGQAVRLNGGASYVETPLRTLGFGWTMSMWIKPDTDNPQGVVLLESPDGQLKYNIGGSGKIAITKENYVSEFNYKLPTDRWTHVSMIGDDTGTSIFINGSEYTATLKDGSKLETFVLPVAKIGSETNAFKGLIDELIVRNTYLDLHGNLALHKQAESSQPESSSYTADKAVDGRGDTRWSSDWVDDTWFMVDLGEVKNIDAVSILWQTAYGSKYRILVSEDKENWTNVVKDNNGEINGKPGRVVTTFQSTQARYVKFEGVSRATMFGYSFEEFEVYGEEYKLGNLRPIIDLLTAIEADKLVEDDYSPEGWAQLQQAIGQATAAIQSAQLSRPEAEQAYAELSVARDRLTIEDVMDLIELNVNGSIASNLYLPQKGQLGTRIVWNSSKPDYLNANGQLLKRPSSGSGDMEVVLTATISKGAASAEKTFKIKIKALPGSGGGGWVPTPVTPDPEEGQNGGSNPGGEDPGNGNENGNGNGNGGESGGSTTLRLNDIASHWAEASIKRAVELGFVTGYTDKTFKPNKTVSRDEFVVMLVKALKLQGANSSLDFADAGSIQTVAKPYIAQALESGLISGYADGTFRPKVSIRRAELAAMIVRGLGLKTSEGHELSYADADQIPAWAKPYVAAAQEAGVMNGRGDNRFAPAASATRAEAVTVILNMLDALGELKEQEQN
- a CDS encoding DUF4855 domain-containing protein produces the protein MKTRRSLTALLLVPVMLLSLISSVYAEEAGIESAGFYNLAQGKPYTWSEQPEGAFPDDGTKLTDGNAADPSRDSGNWVGHRNKKSRSVVFDLGEQKTVQEVSARFLHDWPNNETLVPLTVSFYASDDGASWGVLSHNATQLLWGDQTNIETFAWDGSPETGAVKRGDYTEGLVYARYVKVVFSMHPRAWSMIDEVTITGADGLIAGAQPVQPEPYALLQPGDATGGIQNLGLLYNGHYADGTGNWTKERAIPNISYVNEQGEPVDWLFDGVLYLGLTSDNGRGFGAAEAAGKARKQEWEWYLDKTFNAGGDMSALNEATVEAGVKLGEPDHKTKVVLMIPEPGEYQSDFGSIDGEDLNFDVGAVGDAASLDNRAKAIQWWVDEVQARWTAAGYSNLELVGMYWLEEQISTHATGPEMVKRASDIVHNAGLKLFWIPHFMAYKAFMWKDVGIDAVSLQPNYFFEKLDPSRLEDTADMAKRYGMSLELEFDDRMINDAVFRERFIEYLNSGVDTGLMQHGYKAYYQGNNAVYNAAKSTDPATRVLYDWLYQFSKGTYQKQDAAPPDVVALMNGQPISEHTIVPDTTQAAFTWTIPGDDGSGIVKVTAKYDGKPYTEGTVVDLTGKPGKHVLELTVAAAKSKTVKFVIEARLGADGLLALVDKYADNKQLSNADTVRAMRNALIMMERTQESNPEQARDYLLAFNAKLEEAKGLEFVTEGAYTALKEGVYYEAGSIAQDKEAEASSTEAAGLEPAKALDGAPATRWASEVRDTSWFQVDLDSQQTFDTIRIDWEYARADQYRLSVSDDKQTWEPLKVGNNGVVKAADGKNTLVFPATTARYIKFEGLNRATFYGYSFYEFGVYDLAPQQELKTLDGIQAAVDASTKKVTIDGLVMNGKKEHLYVKVLDPKGNIQYTGQTGTEDDGSFRIAFTLTGEEQGKYTVELETDDMTIPELVTFEYRKTPTSGGGNGGGGGSNGGGSSGGSGGGGQAQNPYTLQADGSVKAVLVPTMNGQQAAAAVGASDLNAAIQRAVADSKGNKHVHVELKSSNAAGSYALELPAANLTNQPNLILHISTPYAQLVLTGDMLAGVKENAVKLLVIVSDYAGEYRSNEAAGRIGNRPIVEIALQLDGEALSWKNTKASISIAIPYSLQAGEQAVDLQAFELMGDSAAAINGASYDKDKNMLRFSIDHVGVYAIGGKNPAAFSDLGKHEWAREAIEKLAERGIVKGTSIEKGTFSPANQVTRADFILMLVNMLDLRAEIASTFADVKPNDYYYDAVSIAKQLGIASGVNEVNFAPRDSISRQDAMVMLTRALQTTGAIKPSASGSTLEGFRDASQIAPYAADSVATMFEYGLVTGSNGYMKPKSTTSRAEAAMFLYRVLQLIEGQQQ
- a CDS encoding DUF2277 domain-containing protein is translated as MCRNIKTLFNFDPPATDEEIQAAALQFARKLSGFNRPSKANEAAFNQAVQEFTAVARQLLDSLVTQAEPRNREVEIARARERAAKRFGES